The Thermoanaerobacter uzonensis DSM 18761 genome includes the window ATACCTTAAACTTAAGAAAGTCTTTTTAGTTGTATTGGCTACTGACGTGTCAAAAAATACTTTTAAAAAGTTTGCTACAATGTGTGAACGAAATAAAGTCCCGTACATTGTATATTCCACAAAAGAGTTATTGGCAAAAGCTATAGGAAGAGAAATGGTCGGGGTAATTGGTATTACAGACGAAGGATTAGCAAATGTATTATTGGATGCTGCAAAGGAGGAAAATTATGGAGGTGAATAATATGTCTAAAACAAGAGTTTATGAATTAGCAAAAGAATTAAATTTATCTAGTAAAGACCTTATTTCTAAATTAAATGATTTAGATATAAAAGTAAAAAATCATATGAGCACATTGGAAGATGAAGAAGTAGAATTGATAATGGATTTATTAAGTGATAAACCACAACAAACAGAAGAAGTCGATCAACAAAAGGAAGAAGATACATTTGAGGACAATTTAGAAGACATAGAAGAAGAAAGAGTTTATAAGAAGAGCTTTAAAAAAGGTAATAAAAAAAATAAGAAGAATAACAAAAAAATGGTTTTAACAGAAGAAAAAGAAGAGGACGAAATTAAAATAATCACTATTCCAGAGTTTTTAACTGTAAAAGAGTTAGCAGAAAAAATGAAAGTCAATCCTACAGAAATAATTAAAAAGTTAATTGCTAAAGGAATAATGGTTACAGTAAATCAACAAATTGACTTTGAAAATGCAGCTAAAATTGCTGAAGAATATGGATTTTTAGTAGACAAAGAGGAAGTAAAAGATGAATTAGAAATGTTATTAGAAGAAACGCCCGATGATGAAAAAGATTTGCAACCTCGTCCTCCTATTGTTACTGTAATGGGACATGTGGACCACGGTAAAACTTCTTTATTAGACGCCATCAGAAATACAAATGTCACTATGAAAGAAATGGGAGGAATTACACAGCACATAGGAGCTTCTGTAGTTGAGATAAATGATAAAAAAATTGTCTTTTTAGATACACCCGGCCACGAAGCTTTTACTGCTATGAGAGCAAGAGGAGCCAGCATCACAGATATTGTCGTGCTAGTAGTAGCCGCAGATGACGGTGTTATGCCTCAAACTGTAGAAGCAATAAACCACGTGAAAGCCGCCAACGTACCCATGATTGTAGCTATAAACAAAATAGATTTGCCAACTGCAAATCCAGATAGGGTGAAAACAGAGCTAAGTGAGTTAGGCTTAGTGCCAGAAGAATGGGGAGGAAATACAATTTGTGTACCTGTTTCTGCTAAGAAGAATATAGGTATAGATAATCTTTTAGAAATGATTTTGCTGGTTGCTGAAATGGAAGATTTAAAAGCTAATCCAAATAAGCCAGCAAGAGGTACTATAATAGAAGCAAAGCTAGAAAAGGGAAAGGGTCCTGTTGCAACTGTCATTGTGCAAAGTGGAACTTTGCAAATAGGAGATGTTATTTTAGCAGGTACTGTTTATGGAAAAGTAAGGGCAATGTTTGACGATAAAGGTAAAAGGATTAAAAAAGCAGGACCTTCTATGCCCGTAGAGGTTTTGGGTTTTTCTGAAGTACCAGAAGCCGGAGATAAACTCATAGTAGTAGAGGACGAGAAAAAAGCAAGAGAATTAGCAGAAAGACGTAGAGAACTTCAAAAAGAAATGGAACTTAAACGCAAGCAAAAAGTTTCATTAGAGGACTTATTTAGTCAAATACAGGAAGGTAGTGTAAAAGAGTTAAATATTATCATCAAAGCGGATGTTCAAGGTTCAGTAGAAGCACTAAAAAAATCTATTGAAGACTTAAGCAACGAAGAAGTTAGAATAAAGGTAATACACGGAGCAGTAGGCGCAATAACTGAAACAGATGTTATGCTTGCATCAGCTTCTAATGCCATAATAATAGGTTTTAATGTAAGACCAGAGACTAACGCTAAAAATCTCGCAGAAAAAGAAAAGGTAGATATAAAGCTTTATCGAATTATATATGAGGCTATTGAAGATATCAAAGCGGCTATGAAAGGTCTGTTGGAGCCAAAATATAAAGAAGTAGAGTTAGGAAGAGCAGAAGTTAGAGCTGTTTTTAGAGTACCTGGTATAGGAAATGTAGCTGGATGCTATGTGTTAAGTGGCAAGATATTAAGGAATGCTGATATACGTGTAGTAAGGGATGGTATTGTAGTTTATGAAGGTAAAATTGCTTCTTTAAAGAGGTTTAAAGACGACGTAAGAGAGGTGCAACAAGGATTTGAATGTGGTATAGGTATAGATAGGTTCAATGACATTAAAGAGGGGGATATAATAGAAGCTTATCAAATGGAAGAAATTCCTCGTTGAAAGGATGAGTATAATGCAGTACAGGAATAGTCGACTTTCAGAAGAAATGAAAAGAGAAATAAGTAAGATGATTTTAGAAGAAATTAAAGACCCAAGAATTAAAGCAATGGTTAGTATAACTGATATAGAACTTACTAAAGACTTGAGATATGCTAAAGTTTATGTAAGTATTTACGGGAATGAAGAAGATAAACGTGAAACTTTTGAAGGGCTAAAAAGTGCAGCCAGCTACATCAGACACGAAATTGGAAGAAGAATAAAAATGAGATATACTCCTGAAATTATCTTTGAATTGGATCGATCTATAGAATACGGAGCTTATATTTCTGAAATATTAAAAGAACTAAACAAGCAAGAGGGTGATGGTAATTGATATTAATTGATGCAATTAATCACATAAAAGATGCTAAAAGTGTAATCGTAGCTTCTCACATTGCACCCGATGGAGATGCTATAGGCACTGTTACAGGAATGTATAAAGTATTAAAAAAAATGGGAAAAGAAGTAGATGTATTCATAGATGACGAAATTCCTGAAATGTACAATTTTGTCCCTAATGCTGATAAAATATCAAGACCATTTTATAAAGAGGCGGACGTGGTTTTGATTTTTGACTGTGCTGATGAAGAAAGATTGGGCAGCACCAAAGAACTTTTAAAAACTTCTGCTGTAACTATTAATGTTGACCATCACATTTCAAATACTTTGTATGCCAAATTGAATTATGTAGATACTAACGCAGCAGCGACAGCAGAAATAGCCTATCAAATTGTTAAATTGTTAGGAGTAGAATTTGATGAAGAAATAGCTACAAGTTTCTATACAGCGATTTTGACAGATAGTGGTGGATTTATGTACGAATCAACTACTTCTATAACTCATCAAATAGCTGGGGACTTAATAAACAATGGCGCTAAATTTAAAGAAGTTGGAGATAAAGTTTTTAATACTCTCAAATTCAACAAAGCAAAACTTTTGGGAAGAGCCTTAAATAGCCTTACATTATATAAGGGTGAGAAAGTTGCTTATATGGAAATTTTAAAAAAGGACTTCCAAGAAACAAACACAAACCTTTCACATATAGAAAATATTATCACTTATGCTAGAAATATTGAAGGAGTGGAAGTAGCAGTACTATTAATAGAAAAAGAAGAAGAGATAAAAATTAGTCTAAGGTCAAAAGAAAAAATAGATGTAAATAAAATTGCGAATATTTTTGGCGGTGGAGGACATGTAAGGGCTGCTGGATGTAGCATCAAAGGAAATATCCAAGAAGCCAAAGAAAAAATTTTACAGGCAATATTCAAAGAGTTAGAGGGATAAAAATTGGAAGGAATACTCAATATTTTAAAGCCCCCTGGTATGACTTCCCATGATGTTGTAGATTTTATTAGGAAAATCTATAATATACGAAAAGTAGGCCATACAGGAACATTAGACCCAGATGCAGCAGGAGTACTGCCTGTTTGTGTAGGAAATGCCACTAAATTTGTCTCTTATCTTCTTGAGCAGGATAAAAGATATAGATTTGAAATAACCTTTGGCTTTACTACAGACACTTTAGATAAAAGTGGCAAAATTGTAAAAAGCGGACCTGTAAGGATTCTGAGGGAAGAAGAATTAATACAAGTCTTAAATGGATTTAAAGGGATAATAAAACAAATTCCTCCAATGTATTCTGCAAAGAAAATAAAAGGAAAAAAGTTATACGAATATGCGAGAGAAGGTAAAAAAATTGATATTCCACCTAT containing:
- a CDS encoding L7Ae/L30e/S12e/Gadd45 family ribosomal protein, with amino-acid sequence MKNDRFHSMLGISKKAGKLISGNYSVDKYLKLKKVFLVVLATDVSKNTFKKFATMCERNKVPYIVYSTKELLAKAIGREMVGVIGITDEGLANVLLDAAKEENYGGE
- the infB gene encoding translation initiation factor IF-2 — its product is MEVNNMSKTRVYELAKELNLSSKDLISKLNDLDIKVKNHMSTLEDEEVELIMDLLSDKPQQTEEVDQQKEEDTFEDNLEDIEEERVYKKSFKKGNKKNKKNNKKMVLTEEKEEDEIKIITIPEFLTVKELAEKMKVNPTEIIKKLIAKGIMVTVNQQIDFENAAKIAEEYGFLVDKEEVKDELEMLLEETPDDEKDLQPRPPIVTVMGHVDHGKTSLLDAIRNTNVTMKEMGGITQHIGASVVEINDKKIVFLDTPGHEAFTAMRARGASITDIVVLVVAADDGVMPQTVEAINHVKAANVPMIVAINKIDLPTANPDRVKTELSELGLVPEEWGGNTICVPVSAKKNIGIDNLLEMILLVAEMEDLKANPNKPARGTIIEAKLEKGKGPVATVIVQSGTLQIGDVILAGTVYGKVRAMFDDKGKRIKKAGPSMPVEVLGFSEVPEAGDKLIVVEDEKKARELAERRRELQKEMELKRKQKVSLEDLFSQIQEGSVKELNIIIKADVQGSVEALKKSIEDLSNEEVRIKVIHGAVGAITETDVMLASASNAIIIGFNVRPETNAKNLAEKEKVDIKLYRIIYEAIEDIKAAMKGLLEPKYKEVELGRAEVRAVFRVPGIGNVAGCYVLSGKILRNADIRVVRDGIVVYEGKIASLKRFKDDVREVQQGFECGIGIDRFNDIKEGDIIEAYQMEEIPR
- a CDS encoding DHH family phosphoesterase, which codes for MILIDAINHIKDAKSVIVASHIAPDGDAIGTVTGMYKVLKKMGKEVDVFIDDEIPEMYNFVPNADKISRPFYKEADVVLIFDCADEERLGSTKELLKTSAVTINVDHHISNTLYAKLNYVDTNAAATAEIAYQIVKLLGVEFDEEIATSFYTAILTDSGGFMYESTTSITHQIAGDLINNGAKFKEVGDKVFNTLKFNKAKLLGRALNSLTLYKGEKVAYMEILKKDFQETNTNLSHIENIITYARNIEGVEVAVLLIEKEEEIKISLRSKEKIDVNKIANIFGGGGHVRAAGCSIKGNIQEAKEKILQAIFKELEG
- the rbfA gene encoding 30S ribosome-binding factor RbfA; its protein translation is MQYRNSRLSEEMKREISKMILEEIKDPRIKAMVSITDIELTKDLRYAKVYVSIYGNEEDKRETFEGLKSAASYIRHEIGRRIKMRYTPEIIFELDRSIEYGAYISEILKELNKQEGDGN
- the truB gene encoding tRNA pseudouridine(55) synthase TruB; its protein translation is MEGILNILKPPGMTSHDVVDFIRKIYNIRKVGHTGTLDPDAAGVLPVCVGNATKFVSYLLEQDKRYRFEITFGFTTDTLDKSGKIVKSGPVRILREEELIQVLNGFKGIIKQIPPMYSAKKIKGKKLYEYAREGKKIDIPPIEVTIYDIELVEYEPPYRVLIDVKCSKGTYVRALVRDICEKLNMPGYMSMLIRTEVSDFKIEDAYTLEEIKEKKVLLQPIDKFIKLPSVQLNKMEAEKILKGQFIQNRYPIETSLLKLYDNNGKFLGIGILEQNKIRPKRLL